The Citrus sinensis cultivar Valencia sweet orange chromosome 4, DVS_A1.0, whole genome shotgun sequence DNA segment TAAATGGTGCTTCAGCTTAGATGAGGATTTACTTTTGTTACACCTGAAGGATGGTTTCTCCTCGGACACTGAGGTTATCTATGTGGGATCTCTCAAAGCTGATATAGATGCCGGTGAACAGGAGGAAGTTGCCCAAAAATTGCTTgatgattttaattgtgtgccGACCTTTCTACCCCATGACCTGCAGAAGAAGTTCTACCTCGGGTTCTGTAAACAGCACTTGTGGCCACTTTTTCACTATATGCTACCCATGTGTCCGGACCATGGTGATCGCTTTGACCGCGTTCTTTGGCAAGCTTATGTTTCTGCTAACAAGATATTTGCAGACAAGGTGATGGAAGTAATCAATCCTGATGACGATTGTGTTTGGGTTCATGATTACCACTTAATGGTTCTCCCCACATTTTTGAGGAAACGATTCAATCGAATCAAACTTGGATTCTTCCTCCATAGCCCATTTCCTTCCTCAGAAATATACAGAACCTTACCTGTGCGAGATGAAATTCTGAGGGGCCTGTTGAATTGTGATCTTATTGGTTTTCATACATTTGATTATGCGCGTCACTTCTTGTCATGCTGCAGTAGGATGCTGGGCCTGGACTACGAATCTAAGCGTGGACATATAGGGCTTGATTACTTTGGCCGCACAgtgtatattaaaattttgcccGTAGGTGTTCACATGGGTCGGCTAGAATCTGTTTTAAATCTTCCTGCTACTGCTACCAAGATCAAAGAGATTGAGAAACAGTTtgatggaaaaaaattgattctgGGTATTGATGATATGGACATATTTAAAGGCATCAGTTTGAAGTTACTGGCTATGGAACAGCTCTTACAGCAGCATCCTGGAATGCGGGGCAAAGTAGTCCTGGTTCAAATTGTCAATCCTGCAAGGGGCTCTGGGAAAGATGTCCAGGAAGCAAAGAAAGAGACCTATTTAACTGCCAAAAGGATCAATGAAGTTTATGGTTCGCCTAATTATGAACCAGTGGTTCTAATTGATCGTCCTGTTCCTCGCTTTGAAAAGTCAGCCTATTATGCTGTCGCTGAATGTTGCATTGTGAATGCTGTGAGGGATGGCATGAACTTAGTCCCTTACAAATACATTGTCTGCAGGCAGGGAACCCCAATTATGGATGAAGCTTTaggtagagagagagattcTCCTCACACAAGCATGCTTGTTGTTTCTGAGTTCATTGGTTGCTCACCTTCTTTAAGTGGGGCAATTAGGGTCAACCCATGGGACATCGATGCTGTAGCAGATGCCATGACTTTGGCCATTAACATGCGTGATTCTGAGAAGCAATTGCGGCATGAAAAACATTATCGCTATGTCAGTACTCATGATGTGGCTTATTGGGCACGCAGTTTTGCACAGGACTTGGAGAGAGCATGCAGAGATCATTATAGCAAGCGCTGTTGGGGAATTGGATTGGGTTTAGGGTTCAGAGTGCTCTCTCTTTCTCCAAGTTTCAGGAGATTGTCCATTGATCACATTGTTTCAGCGTATAGAAAGACTGAAAGAAGGGCAATATTTCTGGATTATGACGGTACTGTTGTTCCGGAAACCTCCATTATTAAATCGCCTGGCCCTGAAGTTATCTCTGTTTTAAAAACTCTATGCAGTGATCCCAATAACACTGTATTTATTGTTAGTGGGAGGGGAAGAAGTTCTCTGAGTGAGTGGCTTGCACCATGTGAAATGCTGGGAATAGCAGCTGAACATGGATATTTCATCAGGTATGCTtctgaaaatatatttagaatCTATGGCCTgtaattttgattgtttttggGGATAAACTcagaaaatttctttattcttgatgCAGGTGGAATAAAACTTCAGAATGGGAAACCAATCACTTGGGTGCTGATCTGgaatggaaaaaaattgtggaaCCTGTCATGAGATCATATACAGAAGCGACGGATGGCTCAAATATAGAGATTAAAGAGAGTGCATTAGTGTGGCACCATCAAGATGCGGATCCTGACTTTGGGTCTTGCCAGGCCAAGGAATTACTGGATCACCTGGAAAGTGTTCTTGCAAATGAACCAGCAGTTGTTAAAAGGGGTCAACATATTGTTGAAGTTAAGCCACAGGTATTGAGGCCTTCTTCCATTtcagtctctctctctctctctgtttgTGTGCGAGCGCGCGCGTGCA contains these protein-coding regions:
- the LOC102629877 gene encoding probable alpha,alpha-trehalose-phosphate synthase [UDP-forming] 9, whose amino-acid sequence is MASRSCANFLDLASGGLLDIPQTPRTLPRVMTVPGIISDADGYDSNDGDSDATSSGSRERKIIVANMLPLHAKRDTETGKWCFSLDEDLLLLHLKDGFSSDTEVIYVGSLKADIDAGEQEEVAQKLLDDFNCVPTFLPHDLQKKFYLGFCKQHLWPLFHYMLPMCPDHGDRFDRVLWQAYVSANKIFADKVMEVINPDDDCVWVHDYHLMVLPTFLRKRFNRIKLGFFLHSPFPSSEIYRTLPVRDEILRGLLNCDLIGFHTFDYARHFLSCCSRMLGLDYESKRGHIGLDYFGRTVYIKILPVGVHMGRLESVLNLPATATKIKEIEKQFDGKKLILGIDDMDIFKGISLKLLAMEQLLQQHPGMRGKVVLVQIVNPARGSGKDVQEAKKETYLTAKRINEVYGSPNYEPVVLIDRPVPRFEKSAYYAVAECCIVNAVRDGMNLVPYKYIVCRQGTPIMDEALGRERDSPHTSMLVVSEFIGCSPSLSGAIRVNPWDIDAVADAMTLAINMRDSEKQLRHEKHYRYVSTHDVAYWARSFAQDLERACRDHYSKRCWGIGLGLGFRVLSLSPSFRRLSIDHIVSAYRKTERRAIFLDYDGTVVPETSIIKSPGPEVISVLKTLCSDPNNTVFIVSGRGRSSLSEWLAPCEMLGIAAEHGYFIRWNKTSEWETNHLGADLEWKKIVEPVMRSYTEATDGSNIEIKESALVWHHQDADPDFGSCQAKELLDHLESVLANEPAVVKRGQHIVEVKPQGVSKGLVAEKVLVRMFNGGRPPDFVMCVGDDRSDEDMFESILSTVSGPSLPVPPEIFACTVGRKPSKAKYYLDDATDVLKLLQGLATASSSKPRHLADIEVSFESGT